Proteins from a genomic interval of Zingiber officinale cultivar Zhangliang chromosome 1B, Zo_v1.1, whole genome shotgun sequence:
- the LOC121997336 gene encoding protein DETOXIFICATION 29-like gives MESLLFKCWQETKKTWRIAGPAILASVFQFSIGFVTAAFAGHLGSVQLAAVSVSQNVTEGFAYGILLGMGSALETLCGQAVGAGQLRILGVYMQRSWVITLATAVVLTPLYVFTAPILRLLHQPSDISEVAGKFCIWVIPQLFAYALNFPLQKFFQSQRKVWAITAISGTVLAFHILLNWIFVVKLDHGLLAAAMVGNASWWLIVFAQMIYLLSGCFPDSWTGFSALAFQNLSSFLKLSLASAIMLCLELWYYSAVIIMVGYLRNPDIAVSAISISMNYQIWTLMIALGFYVAVSVRVSNELGANRPKAAKFSIAIIVTTSTFFGVIFMAIAFIFRQQLPKFFTDEPDVIREASKLGYFLGALILLNSIQPVLSGVAIGAGWQTSVAFLNTACYYLFGLPFGAILGFTLKLNELGIWIGMLCGTLLQTAILLVITFRTEWHKEATKAEERVREWEGGIELSSAPQH, from the exons ATGGAAAGCCTCTTGTTCAAGTGCTGGCAAGAAACAAAGAAGACATGGCGCATAGCAGGGCCGGCTATTCTTGCATCCGTCTTCCAGTTCTCCATTGGCTTTGTAACCGCTGCCTTCGCCGGTCATCTGGGCTCCGTTCAACTCGCTGCGGTCTCGGTCTCTCAGAACGTCACCGAAGGCTTTGCTTATGGAATTCTG TTGGGGATGGGAAGTGCCTTGGAAACCCTCTGTGGCCAAGCTGTGGGCGCAGGGCAACTTCGCATACTAGGAGTCTACATGCAAAGATCATGGGTCATAACCCTCGCCACAGCCGTGGTCTTAACTCCCCTCTATGTGTTCACAGCACCAATCCTGAGACTGCTGCACCAACCCAGTGACATTTCAGAAGTAGCAGGCAAGTTCTGCATCTGGGTCATCCCGCAACTGTTTGCTTATGCCCTCAATTTTCCCCTTCAGAAATTTTTCCAATCTCAGAGAAAGGTGTGGGCCATTACTGCCATCTCTGGGACAGTTCTGGCCTTCCACATCCTCCTCAATTGGATATTTGTGGTGAAGCTTGACCATGGATTACTAGCAGCTGCCATGGTCGGGAATGCCTCGTGGTGGCTCATTGTCTTTGCACAGATGATATATCTCTTATCCGGATGTTTTCCAGACTCATGGACAGGTTTCTCTGCGCTGGCATTCCAAAACCTGTCTTCCTTCTTAAAACTTTCACTTGCCTCTGCCATAATGCTGTG CTTGGAGCTTTGGTATTACAGTGCAGTGATCATTATGGTAGGTTACTTGAGGAATCCAGATATTGCAGTTAGTGCTATTTCGATAag CATGAACTATCAAATCTGGACACTTATGATTGCTCTTGGTTTCTATGTGGCAGTCAG TGTGAGAGTATCTAATGAACTTGGGGCTAACCGACCAAAAGCTGCAAAGTTTTCAATAGCTATCATTGTCACCACATCCACCTTCTTCGGAGTCATTTTCATGGCAATAGCTTTCATTTTCAGACAGCAATTGCCAAAGTTTTTCACAGATGAACCAGATGTGATCAGAGAAGCATCCAAGTTAGGGTACTTTCTTGGTGCTCTAATTCTTCTGAACAGCATTCAGCCTGTTCTCTCAG GAGTGGCCATAGGAGCTGGTTGGCAAACCTCAGTTGCATTTCTGAACACAGCATGCTATTACCTCTTTGGATTGCCATTTGGAGCTATTCTGGGTTTCACGCTTAAACTCAATGAGCTC GGAATTTGGATTGGGATGTTATGTGGAACCCTGTTGCAGACTGCTATTTTGCTGGTGATTACATTCAGAACTGAATGGCATAAAGAG GCTACTAAAGCAGAAGAACGTGTGAGAGAATGGGAAGGAGGAATAGAATTGTCATCGGCTCCACAACACTGA